The Atribacteraceae bacterium sequence AGGTCTATTTTCTTGACATAGGGTTTTTGAAGTTATATTTTTTGATTATGGCTCGTCCATAAAGATACGCTTCGAGATAAAGGCGCAAGAAACAATTGGACTGTATTTTGCCTCGGCAAGCGTATTATGAGGATAAGAGCGGCAATGTTAAAAATATAGACCTGACCCTTTACCCTTCCTCGCTTTATTCATAATGGGTCCACATGCTGATCACTTTTACAGTGTGTTTTTCTTCATATACCTGATAGACAAACCGGTGCTGCCTATTGATTCTTCTTGAGCAGGCACCGCTCAGATCTCCGACAAGCTTTTCAAAAGGAGGATATTCGGTATGGGGGTTGTTTTGAACCGTCTCAAGGAGAGTATTGATTTTATCGGAAAAACCGGCTTTGCACGCAGTGCTTTTATCCTTTAACCCTTGCTTTGTATAAACGATTTTCCACGGTTTACTACCCACCGGTATCCTCTATGCACTCATCAAGAGGCGTGTTTAAACCTTCGATAATTTTTTCCCGTATGGTAGGCACGGAGCATA is a genomic window containing:
- a CDS encoding Txe/YoeB family addiction module toxin; the encoded protein is MGSKPWKIVYTKQGLKDKSTACKAGFSDKINTLLETVQNNPHTEYPPFEKLVGDLSGACSRRINRQHRFVYQVYEEKHTVKVISMWTHYE